One part of the Eubalaena glacialis isolate mEubGla1 chromosome 19, mEubGla1.1.hap2.+ XY, whole genome shotgun sequence genome encodes these proteins:
- the MNT gene encoding max-binding protein MNT, which produces MSIETLLEAARFLEWQAQQQQRAREEQERLRLEREREQEQQKASSLARLAHALPVEEPRTEAPPLPLSPPAPPPAPPPPLATPTPLTVIPIPVVTSSPQPLPPPPPLPLAPRQPALVSAPGLSIKESAPLPTRPQGPTPAPLLPDSKATVPPTGSPKPLQPLPTPILTIAPHPGVQPQLAPQQPPPSTLGTLKLAPAEEVKSGEQKKRPGGIGTREVHNKLEKNRRAHLKECFETLKRNIPNVDDKKTSNLSVLRTALRYIQSLKRKEKEYEHEMERLAREKIATQQRLAELKHELSQWMDVLEIDRVLRQTGQPDDDQASTSTASEGEDNIDEDMEEDQAGLGPPKLSHRPRPELPKPPPSTAPAPLPPHPQPVALSPAHLPGQQPPPPQQKTPLPAPPPPPAAPAQTLVPAPAHLVAAAGGGSTVIAHTATTHASVIQTVNHVLQGPGGKHIAHIAPSAPSPAVQLAPATPPIGHITVHPAALNHVAHLGSQLPLYPQPVAVSQPVAVSHIAHTLSHQQVNGTAGLGPPATVMAKPAVGAQVVHHPQLVGQTVLNPVTMVTMPSFPVSTLKLA; this is translated from the exons AGGAACAGGAGCGGCTTCGGTTGGAGCGGGAGCGGGAGCAGGAGCAGCAGAAGGCCAGCAGCCTGGCCAGGCTGGCCCACGCCCTGCCGGTGGAGGAGCCCCGCACCGAGGCGCCGCCCCTGCCTCTGTCGCCGCCCGCACCCCCGCCGGCACCCCCGCCCCCGCtggccacccccaccccactgactgtcatcccTATTCCTGTAGTGACCAGCTCCCCTCAgcctctgcccccgcccccgcctctgCCCCTGGCACCTCGCCAGCCGGCTCTGGTTAGCGCCCCTGGACTCAGCATCAAGGAGTCGGCCCCCCTTCCCACCAGGCCGCAGGGGCCCACTCCTGCTCCTCTACTGCCGGACTCCAAGGCCACCGTTCCGCCCACTGGCAGCCCCAAGCCTTTgcagcccctccccacacccatcCTGACCATCGCCCCACACCCTGGAGTCCAGCCCCAGCTGGCCCCCCAGCAGCCACCCCCATCCACTCTTGGGACCCTGAAGCTGGCACCCGCTGAAGAAGTCAAATCCGGCGAACAGAAGAAGAGGCCTGGGGG AATCGGAACCAGAGAAGTCCACAACAAGCTGGAGAagaacag GAGGGCCCATCTGAAGGAGTGCTTTGAGACCCTGAAGCGCAACATCCCCAACGTGGATGACAAGAAGACATCGAATCTGAGCGTGTTGCGCACGGCGCTGCGGTACATTCAG TCcctgaagagaaaggagaaagaatatgAACATGAGATGGAGCGTCTGGCGCGGGAAAAGATTGCCACGCAGCAGCGGCTGGCGGAGCTCAAGCATGAGCTGAGCCAGTGGATGGACGTGCTGGAGATCGACCGCGTGCTCCGGCAGACGGGCCAGCCTGACGACGACCAGGCCTCCACCTCCACTGCTTCCG AGGGCGAGGACAACATAGACGAGGATATGGAGGAGGACCAGGCCGGCCTGGGCCCACCTAAGCTGAGCCATCGCCCCCGCCCGGAGCTGCCGAAGCCACCGCCCAGCACCGCGCCCGCgcctctgcctccccacccccagcctgtggCCCTGTCTCCTGCCCACCTCCCCGggcagcagccgccgccgccacAGCAGAAGACACCtctgccagcccctcctcccccaccagctGCCCCGGCCCAAACGCTGGTGCCCGCTCCAGCCCATCTGGTGGCTGCGGCTGGGGGAGGCTCCACGGTCATCGCCCACACCGCCACCACCCACGCCTCAGTCATCCAGACTGTGAACCATGTTCTGCAGGGGCCGGGTGGCAAGCACATCGCCCACATCGCCCCCTCGGCCCCCAGCCCTGCTGTGCAGCTGGCACCCGCCACACCCCCCATTGGCCACATCACAGTGCACCCTGCCGCCCTCAACCACGTGGCCCACCTTGGCTCCCAGCTGCCCCTGTACCCGCAGCCTGTGGCGGTGAGCCAGCCCGTGGCGGTGAGCCACATCGCCCACACCCTCTCACACCAGCAAGTGAATGGCACGGCCGGGCTGGGGCCCCCGGCCACAGTCATGGCGAAGCCAGCCGTAGGGGCTCAGGTGGTGCACCACCCTCAGCTGGTAGGCCAGACAGTGCTCAACCCTGTGACCATGGTCACCATGCCCTCCTTCCCGGTCAGCACGCTCAAGCTGGCTTGA